The proteins below come from a single Eubacterium limosum genomic window:
- a CDS encoding transaldolase family protein: MFLDTANIEEIRKAMRTGVFKGVTTNPTILLNERTPRAEKVREILEEGVPFIYVQTIGETVEERLEDCETILALDGEGRIGLKIPMDIAGLEVVKQIREKYPDCKILGTAVYSADQGIFAALAGCNSIAPYINRMSNNDLDPYKAVSVIRDFINERQLNCEILGASFKNTNQVIQTLASGAHSVTIPYNIFEKMMNKELAVSAIETFNRHGEMLKEKY, from the coding sequence ATGTTTTTAGATACAGCCAATATTGAGGAAATCAGAAAGGCCATGAGAACCGGCGTTTTTAAAGGGGTTACCACCAATCCGACCATTCTTCTTAACGAGCGGACCCCCAGAGCGGAAAAGGTGCGCGAAATTCTGGAGGAAGGAGTGCCTTTTATCTACGTGCAGACCATCGGCGAAACAGTAGAGGAGCGTCTGGAGGACTGTGAGACCATTCTGGCTCTCGACGGCGAGGGGCGAATCGGCCTTAAAATACCAATGGATATTGCAGGACTGGAGGTGGTAAAGCAGATACGCGAAAAATATCCGGACTGTAAGATTCTGGGAACAGCCGTTTACTCTGCGGACCAGGGGATATTTGCCGCGCTGGCAGGCTGCAACAGTATTGCGCCTTATATAAACCGCATGTCCAACAATGACCTGGACCCTTACAAGGCGGTTTCTGTCATTCGCGATTTTATTAATGAGCGCCAGCTGAACTGTGAGATTCTGGGCGCAAGCTTTAAGAATACCAATCAGGTTATACAGACCCTGGCCTCCGGCGCCCATTCAGTCACCATCCCCTACAATATCTTTGAAAAGATGATGAATAAAGAGCTGGCAGTTTCGGCCATCGAAACCTTTAACAGGCATGGCGAGATGCTGAAGGAAAAATATTAA